The following are encoded together in the Syngnathus typhle isolate RoL2023-S1 ecotype Sweden linkage group LG5, RoL_Styp_1.0, whole genome shotgun sequence genome:
- the tcima gene encoding transcriptional and immune response regulator a yields MSAYVSSDCRRVSPSVHGNKFATAHRKKAVANIFDNVSQDALTRLFQKTGDMKAEERVRSIFSYSHDPEETARALMALKQRKKDKFLQIAGLLRQMLKLR; encoded by the coding sequence ATGTCCGCGTACGTGTCTTCAGACTGCCGCCGTGTCAGTCCTTCTGTCCACGGCAACAAGTTTGCCACGGCTCACCGCAAGAAAGCAGTGGCCAACATTTTCGACAACGTGAGCCAGGACGCCCTGACCAGACTCTTCCAGAAGACGGGCGACATGAAAGCAGAGGAGCGAGTGAGGAGCATCTTCTCCTACTCACACGATCCGGAGGAGACGGCCCGGGCGCTGATGGCTCTGAAGCAGCGGAAGAAGGACAAGTTCCTCCAGATCGCGGGTTTGCTCCGGCAAATGCTCAAACTCCGCTGA